Genomic segment of Candidatus Aegiribacteria sp.:
TTTCGAGAAGGATACCGCCCGAAAAAAGAGCTCTGTCACTTGTTGGAAAATCGGCCGCGGCCCGGAGTCTGGGTATTGACCTGTGGATCGTTCCCGCGAATTGGAATGATGATGTGCTGGCCATTTTCAGAAGCGGAGGCGTAAAAGCCTGTTCTCATGACAACCTTGCCGGTATCTGCGAAGAGGAATTTCGATGAGAATCGCAGTCGCGTGTCTTTTGATCTTCCTTCTACCAGTGCCGGCGCAGGAAGATGATGTTTGCACACCCACAGTCGAATCAGGAGACACGGTTGATCCGGAAGGTAATAGCGGATTTCTGGATATTCTGTTCGTTCAATACAGAGGAGTATTTCGGGATCTCCTTGGCAGGAGGTGTGTATATTCCCCCAGTTGTTCGCATTATGGTCAGG
This window contains:
- the yidD gene encoding membrane protein insertion efficiency factor YidD encodes the protein MRIAVACLLIFLLPVPAQEDDVCTPTVESGDTVDPEGNSGFLDILFVQYRGVFRDLLGRRCVYSPSCSHYGQEAIGTRGPVFGVMMALERWTRCNSAAFSYGDYTMTERHELIDPVEPGKDVTCWGRFLLPF